A DNA window from Nocardioides palaemonis contains the following coding sequences:
- a CDS encoding ABC transporter ATP-binding protein, translating to MTTSIVVDNVTKSFRYQYQRTLKQMLRPDRRKRSAEEAADKPSGKDMFKALDGVSFEVQQGESIGLMGLNGSGKSTLLKMVSGVMVPDEGQVLTRGRISGLIATGAGFHNELTGRDNIYMNAAMLGMSKEETDAKFDDIAAFADVGRQLDMPVGNYSSGQFARLGFAVAVHVDCDIFIADEVLAVGDRPFKRKCLKRMKEIRESGITMFYVSHSAGSVKRMCDRAIVLEKGRVGFDGDVDEAIRYLHYDGDEEDDGEEVDERDDALASDI from the coding sequence TCGATCGTGGTGGACAACGTCACCAAGTCCTTCCGGTACCAGTACCAGCGCACCCTCAAGCAGATGCTGCGTCCCGACCGGCGCAAGCGGTCCGCCGAGGAGGCGGCCGACAAGCCGTCCGGCAAGGACATGTTCAAGGCACTCGACGGCGTGTCCTTCGAGGTGCAGCAGGGGGAGTCCATCGGCCTGATGGGCCTCAACGGATCGGGCAAGTCCACGCTGCTCAAGATGGTCAGCGGCGTGATGGTGCCCGACGAGGGGCAGGTGCTCACCCGCGGCCGGATCTCCGGGCTGATCGCCACCGGTGCCGGCTTCCACAACGAGCTGACTGGTCGCGACAACATCTACATGAACGCCGCGATGCTCGGCATGTCGAAGGAGGAGACCGACGCGAAGTTCGACGACATCGCGGCCTTCGCCGACGTCGGCCGCCAGCTGGACATGCCCGTCGGCAACTACTCCTCGGGCCAGTTCGCCCGCCTCGGCTTCGCGGTGGCCGTCCACGTCGACTGCGACATCTTCATCGCCGACGAGGTGCTGGCGGTGGGGGACCGGCCCTTCAAGCGCAAGTGCCTCAAGCGGATGAAGGAGATCCGCGAGTCCGGGATCACGATGTTCTACGTCTCGCACTCCGCGGGCTCGGTGAAGCGGATGTGCGACCGCGCCATCGTCCTGGAGAAGGGGCGGGTCGGCTTCGACGGCGACGTCGACGAGGCGATCAGGTACCTCCACTACGACGGTGACGAGGAGGACGACGGCGAGGAGGTCGACGAGCGCGACGACGCGCTCGCCAGCGACATCTGA